A part of Thermotoga sp. KOL6 genomic DNA contains:
- a CDS encoding peptidyl-prolyl cis-trans isomerase, with translation MKKVIFLSLMAMVVTLFSQATTTSSTIVAIVNGEPITSDLLEIEADVSNLLKSIAQIDTRFFNVLTGTEEGLKLLLKYKLEVLNSLIDDLLIQQLAEKEGVGVTEEEANAEVEKRLKETVETMGITLEDLDKFLQSSGYGDLETFKKRLIWHMKTQLSLQRLQEKITQSATVTSEEAQKYYNENKESFRIPAAVHLYRIVAKEKNTIDEALSRIRKGEEFLEVATQVATGGDLGWIEEGQLNEDIESVIFDAPEGAILGPFESKDGFVLYKIVEKRTSSYKTFDEVKEEIINKLLSDKKTQLWSDWFEKAFEEFKKKSQIEIKLGGSGK, from the coding sequence ATGAAAAAGGTGATTTTCCTGTCACTCATGGCAATGGTGGTCACTCTTTTTTCCCAAGCAACTACCACTTCCAGCACAATAGTAGCAATTGTTAACGGTGAACCCATTACCTCTGATCTTTTAGAGATTGAGGCGGATGTGAGCAATCTTCTCAAAAGCATCGCTCAAATTGACACCAGATTCTTCAATGTTCTTACAGGCACAGAAGAAGGTTTGAAATTGCTGTTGAAGTACAAATTGGAAGTTTTAAATTCTCTGATAGATGACCTTCTTATACAACAACTCGCCGAAAAGGAAGGTGTAGGAGTAACGGAGGAAGAGGCGAATGCAGAAGTTGAAAAAAGGCTCAAAGAAACTGTGGAAACGATGGGAATAACTCTCGAAGATTTAGACAAATTTTTGCAGAGTTCAGGTTACGGAGATCTCGAAACGTTCAAAAAGCGACTCATCTGGCACATGAAAACACAGCTTTCCCTCCAAAGACTCCAAGAAAAAATCACTCAGAGCGCAACCGTTACCTCTGAAGAAGCACAAAAGTATTACAACGAAAACAAAGAATCTTTCAGAATACCGGCGGCGGTTCATCTCTATCGGATAGTAGCCAAAGAGAAAAACACTATCGATGAGGCTCTTTCCAGGATCAGAAAAGGGGAAGAATTTCTTGAAGTTGCTACACAAGTGGCAACTGGTGGAGATCTTGGGTGGATAGAAGAAGGCCAACTGAACGAAGATATAGAAAGTGTTATTTTTGACGCACCAGAAGGAGCTATTCTTGGCCCATTTGAATCGAAAGACGGTTTCGTTCTTTACAAAATTGTTGAAAAAAGGACTTCCTCTTACAAAACGTTCGATGAGGTGAAAGAAGAGATTATCAACAAACTTCTTTCAGACAAAAAAACACAGCTTTGGAGCGACTGGTTTGAAAAAGCCTTCGAAGAGTTCAAAAAGAAAAGTCAAATAGAGATAAAACTTGGAGGGAGCGGAAAGTGA